The region TATACACAAATTTCAAGACGAAACAAGTTTAGATTCAGCATCAGGTCCAGAGAAAATAATTCCACCACACTATATAAAATCAACTCTATAAAATGCACCCAACAAGATTGAAATTGCAAAGAAAGCAAAGGGGAAAAGGGCAAATCTCAGCGTTTTCTTTTGACAGCCAAAATAggaaagaaaggtgaaattgTAGTACCAAGCAGAGCAAAGACCCAACCAAAAAgcttaaaattatttcaaacccACTTTGATAAAGGACCCAATTTAATTGTTTGTTGAATATCACAAAAGGACTTCTAAAATTCATGCAACAATTTTTTAGCTTATATAGGAGTTTACTGAACttagattatatcaaatacactaCCCACACCTCAaagattaaagaaaaaagaggagattaaagaagaaatccAAAAACAATTTGCAAAGAACTAACAATTTCTTCAGCAAACGATTTCTCAAATATGCCTACTTAGATTTCTCAGACAACCACTTCTTTAAACCATTTAGCAGCTTCTACCCTAGAAATTAACTGCACCAACATCTTGACCGATCAGTTCAAAAAGACCAAACAACAATACAAACAAACAGAGAGGATGAAAAGCTAAGGGCTTACTTCATCCAAGAAGAGGAGTTCTGATGGAGAGAGGATGATGGCCAAATGAGGGTTTTTTTGATAGAGAGAAACAATGGTTCAGATGAAGAGAGAAAACCTATgggttttgatttaagaaataaaactaaaagaaaataaaagagaaaaggatTTTGGCGGGTTAAGCAAAAACTAGAGCGGGTAAATTGTGGAGGGAATTAAAACCGTTccaatagataaaaaaaaaatcatttagtgTTGCCACAGATAACATTAACAGCAACGGTTAAGAAAAGTGTTGCCATAGGTGAACCTATCGCAACGGTTTGTATAGTGGCTACGGTTTAATTAGTAAACCGTATCGGTAGCCCCCAAAACCTTTTGGCAATGGTTGGAACAGTTGCAATAGACGCTCTATAGCAACGATTTGACAACCGTTGCTAAAAATTCTGTTACCATAGGCTCAGTTTCTAATAGAGCAATTCTAGGGTACATACCTGGATTTGATTCCaagttgcttttttttttttttttacctaacCGATTGAGTCCGTCGGTACTCCGTCAGTTTTGGAAAAGCTACGCTAGTTCGTTGGTTTTGGCCATCGATTTTGGGcggttttttagtagtgttatCTGTtgcaactaaaaaaaaaatcaagctaGTATACTCAGATAGCTTATCTGTATGGACAACTTTAATAATAAAACCTTAAAAGAAAAGTGTAAGGAGGGTCAGACCATATCTTACTAAGTCTAGTAATTAAGGGAAGTGTAATACGTACcatccctaaaaaaaaaaagcacgaatattaatgttggttgaccaaaataactttcaaatattgaacgacttttatacccttaatAAGCTCAATCTAATCCTATTTCTTTTctataatatcaatttacaaaAATGCAAAATACTTCATTAATTGTACAGTCCAAATCAAATGTAATAGTGTATTCTTAtctataaaaatacaaattcgtaacataacaacccaatcatattcataattaaATTCTTGGACTTACTTCATTTTTTAACAGAAAAAAAGATCCAGATTTTTAATGATTCCAATCCTATTCAGAATGAAACTCTCCTGTAGgacaaataatttatatttcttAGTTCTTTTTTCTCGTGCAATgctaaaaattaattttttatttttcatctctAGCTAGAGTACACAAGTTATGTATAAAAAGAGCTACACATGTACGTACACTAAATATATTTATCCATTACGCATTTCTAATATTCAATGGCTCGATTATACTTGGACCCTTGAAGGTGCATCTAAAGGTAAGAGGCGTGATAGTTTGATAGATTATCAAATGTATATTGTTTCTATTTTAGTTTGTAAAGATTAAGTATTTCTTACTACATATTGTAAACTTGAAAAGTTAGTGTTGTTATAAAATTGGGAATGTTAAATTTTCTACTAACATCTTTTACCTCACTATTATTGTTTAATGTCTAATAACATTTTTGtaatataatttaattacaAGTAAAATTgcctaacattttttttttgtatggtAAATTGATAGGAAATAATGTGCAGCGCACATTCGTagagtatatataaaaaataagaactaAAAAGAATCATGATTAAGTCATGATTGAGTTTATATCATACTCTATGATGTCATTTGTCATCATAAATGATGGTACTAACATAATGaaatgaaagtaaaaaaatTGAGTTTGTGAACTCaaaaactctcttttacatATGATGTTACTAACCATGAGAAATGGCTCAATTATCCAGCTTGATGTAAATTAACTTGTGATTAGTTCTCTGTCTTTATCCTTCAGTCTGTCAAATATTTTACGTAACAACTTAGATGGGACAATGATCTACATTTACTTACGTTATTAGTTATATTCACTCCATTTATTTTGCCTGCTTACAATATTTCACACATAATTTTGAGCCAACAGTGTTATTTGTTGTTTGCAACTCcttatttacaaattattttgGAATCTTATGCCAAAATTCCGTATTTCATCTTTTGTATGTCTGTGAAATGCAATTAGTTTTTGTTAATGTCAACAAACTGAAAGATTAATCAGGGATGTGGAGTTGTCAAATATAAGATCGATTGTACAAGCACAGCTAGACAGTGCAAAACTATCCAAGGAATATATAATTAAGTATAATTTTCTCTATCCTAAGATTGGTTTACTCATAGTATCCTAAATAATATCTTAAATCTAAGTTTTGTAATTCTCTTGTTTTTATGGATGAATATGCTAAAAAGAGTTGTCGTGATATATTTCATTTctctatataaaataaaaaaggaaaacttgCATGAGAAATTATTTGAGTTCGTTATTTTCGCTTCtttatgttttttaaaaaaaaggtatgtaGTCCTATTTCTTTTTCACATGTATGGCTCgtttaaacaaaaaattacatcattttatgcatacaaaaaaaaatcgttCTTGCGGAATTTAAATTagagtaaataaaaaaattgtgtgTCTTACGCAAGTTATTTTATATGTCATATTTAGGACTTTTTATACTCTTCATTCAATTTTCAACAGAATATTATTAAACCCTAGAAACGCATTGCAAAGAGTTGTGTATTCTAGCCATAAATTAAACAATCATTTTGATCTTAAACAAACAGTTATACATAAGTTTGAGGATGATTTGGAGCTTAAAGCGTAGGAGTTTCTTAATTGTTCTAATTAGTTACAGTTTTCAAATCttgaatagttttttttttttttttttttaatttaaattacctTAGGCCTCTAGGAGTTTCCTTAATTGTTTTGGTAGTATCCTAATTATTTTCGGTTTTTCAACACAATAAAAGCGGCTTACTTTTGTAACAAGAAAAGGAAACAACAATGTATATTAATTAGGcgaaatataattctaaaattaaaatattttaaagtattCTTGCAACCTTTATTTCCTAATGGTTTTTGGAATCGGACAtactctctctctatatatatagtagtgcTTTTACGTTGCTTTCTATCTACTAAAAAAATTACTATTCTTGCTTTCTTGTTCAATTTCTTCAGTTGATCATGATGACTAATAGTGGAGGAAGCAATTGTTCATCAGATTCATTGGGGTTCAGGTATCGTCCACACGACGATGAACTCATAAACTATCTAATCAAGTTTGTATGTGGCAAGTCTATTGAATGTGATGATATTCAGCATATAGACTTATATGGTAACAAGAAGCCATCTGATATATTTGGAGATTTATGTGATGCGAGTTACTTTTTCActcaattaaagaaaaaatccGCCAATGGTAAAAATTTTAACAGGAGAGTTGTTGGAGGTGGAACATGGAAGGGACTTGACAGAGGTAAATCTATTTTGAATAAAAAAGGTTCAGTGATCATAGGGTTCAAGAAAAGCTATCGTTTTTACGATAAAGATAGTGATTCGGATCAAAGAATCGTGTGGATTATGAAAGAATACTTTCTTAGTGGTACTATCCTAAAGGGGTTAAAAACACGTCGTCAAATTCAACACGAGGACTACGTTTTGTGTCGCATTAAGAGGAAGGTGGCGGTCCATGGTGATCATGATCAGAATAATGGATCAATTTGTGCTAGTATTAACTCTGATCACAACGAGGCTGAAAATATTGGATTAATGTCGTGTGTCCGTCAAAACCAGGTTAATATTTTGCAAAATCCTCAAGAGATAATGAGCCCCGTTTTTGAGCAGCCTATGGACCAAGTAATTGTCGATGATCAGAATAAAGGATTTTGTGCTAATTATGCCGGATATGAGAATATTGGATCGTCGTGTCTCCAATATGAAAATCAGGTTAAGGTTTGTTCGAATACTCATGAGATCAATCCTATGGAGATAACGAACACCGTTTTTGAGGAGCCTATATTAGAGTATCAAAATCAAGATATCGACTACGTCGTCCCACAAGAACAGATGGAGACAGGTTGTTATTACTGGTTACCTAGTAACATTCCTAATAATCCATCATCTGATCAAGATCAGTATAACTATCAGTTGCCGGATGAACAAGAACAATTTGAACGTGCCAAGGCTAGTGTTCCATCGGTTGAAGAGTCATTATCGGAGTTGAACAATCTTTTGTATGGAAACAATGAGTACAACAGCCTACTACACAATTTGGTCCCAACACAACCAAATGTTGAATTTTCTGAACAAAGGGTACTTCAAGGAATCAACATGATGATGAGTACTGCTAATGAAGATAATTTTAATACTTCATCAATTATATGTTCTGAGATGCAAGTGAACTCAGCTCTGTTTTTTAGTAATGAAGAGTGCTGGCCTATGGAGGAGATATGGGATTCTATGCAAATGAACACAACGGACTTGCATCCCATATCTGAGCAGCTagcaaattattaattttgagcCATTTTGAATCTTAACAATATGTACTAATATTTCATTCTTGAATTAGATTCAAATTGACAGTTTCCTATAAGGTTCTAGCTAGAATTCTAGTTAAGCTAGTAGGGAAACCTTTTTCACATGTATGGTTCATTTATATGGATGGAGTTCTCTCATGATCTTATAAAGTACTCACATTGTAGAGATTTTTTTCGCTTCTCagaattttaattaataagtATATTAGGTTGATTAGTTACTTTTTTATATCAAGTATAAGTTAAGGTTTATTAATTATAGAGATTTGCTTGTAATTGCCTAATCAATGACCTTATTGTGTAAATATTGTTTAGACCGTTAAAGCGCAAAATTAAAGTactctttgttttcctttttttaatttaattttctcattttaGATTTTCATTgctttcataccaataaaagaatttgaaatttaagttatatatacagTTGCTGGTGTATGAAATTTTTACATCATCGAGTTACATGTAGCTGTTAAAACAAGTTACCAATCGCATTCTAAAGATTACaaatctcatatatatattttttaaaactttccTATAGCTAATTTAGTAatctgatagtgtaaaaaattCTCTTTACATTGATGGGTATATATaactataacacatttatattgCTTGACTACCAATTAAATTTAGTACAAGAAACAAGTATTAATTGTTACAAACTGATTGGGAAGACACATGTTAAATTTTCCACCCTCAAAGCTCAACATCCCATTTTTTTCCCCATGCAAATGCAACCACCTATTCCCATGCAAACTCAGCCATCACCTTTTGTCCATCATTAAACTTACCACCTTAGGCCTCCATCTTCACCgctctccatatttccatggaGGAGCGGTCCCAAACTCCAAAACATGGCGATGATGAATTTCCCCAAAACCAAACAACGACTAACGACGATATTAGCCACCATGACCCTTTACCTCTATCAGTTTGTAATACTCAATTACCGCCTTTTGCCTCGGGAACTTACGTTGTTCAAGTCCCAAAAGATCAAATCTATCGTGTTCCACCACCCGAAAATGCCCTCATTGTCGAGAACCACTGGAATCAAAACCAACAAGGGCGAAGTTCTCGTTCTTGTTGTTGCTCTCGTCGCTGTATATGTGTAGTTGTAGcgttagttgttgttggaattatcATTGGTTTGGTAATAGGTCTTAACAAATTATTTACCAAGCATGATGATCCACAATTTAGCGTGAAACAAATCTTAGTCaagaaattacaaaaaaatcaaCTTGATAAACGTCCTCAATATGAGTACGACGTTACAATTGAAACCAAGAATCCGAATCAGAGGTCAAGAATTACATACAATTATAAAGGGGACGGTGATATTTCTTTGTATTTCAAGCAGAAAAAAATTGGTCATGGGAATTTTCCTGATTTAGATCAAGAACCTAAGAGTTCGAATAATTTTGAGGTTATTCTTGGTAACGAGAATGTTGATAAATTGCCTGAAGAAGTTGAAAGGAGCATGAATAGCACGAATTTTGAACAACGTTTGTCTTTGTCTCTCTCCATTGATGTGCCTGTCAAATTTAAAGTTTGGGGGATAAGCTCAAAGATTAAAAATATTGGGGTGTCTTGTAGTTTTAGTGTGACTACATTGACGAAAAATAGTCATGTAAGCAATCAGAAATGTCTTAGCAAGTGATAGATAGATAGCTAGCATTATGGTAAATTCTTGAGTTAATTAGCTTGTTGCAGGAGGAATTCTTGTTTTCTCAATTCAACAGAATTTCCTCCTCTCTTTTTTCCCCCACTCTTTGTATTAGCTTGTAACTTGATTGtaagttttgattttcttttcctaGCTTTGTATAGCCTAGTAAATTCAGAAAATGAACAAGTTTACTGTTATAGGAGTACTAATATTTTTGTAAAGGACTCTCGGTGCAGTCGTTGATCTGAATCTTGTATATGGGTTAACTGCATTCGTAGCGAGTTTTCACCTTATCATTTAAGCTATATTTAGTGTATacaatttccaattttcatAGCATTTATCTGAACATTCAGGCTATTGCCTCAAAAAATTTGTGTTGTAGCTGCAATGGTAGAAAATTTTTGCcacaaaaaatatacttatagaGTTATAGCAAGTGATATTAGTCTTTTGCCacgaagaaaaaaatttgtagCTATCTTCATATTGTAGCCACAAGTTGTTATATTGTAGCAAAAGCTTAAACGTGTTTGCCACGCAAACTCAAATTTTATGGCTATTTCTATAGCTTAGTCTCGTGGCAGTAGTACTCGCATTAGTTAcgaattaaaaaaatcatagcTGTGAATTAAAGTAGTTGCCACAAATAATTTCACATTGTAGCTAAGAATCTGTGCATTTAGCCATGAAAGAAATAGCATTATAGCTAAAAAGAGTCTTCATTTGCTACGAAAGGTGAAAATTTATAGCCATGTTCTTAATACATGGCAATTATTGGAGTATATGTCCAGCTACGAATTCAAAAACTCATAGCTATAATTCCATGTTTTTTGGTCACGAGGGTTAAGCTTGTAGCAAAAGAGCTTTTTAATTTGCTATGGAAATAAAAATGTGTATTCATGTTCTAATTTGTGTGGCAGTTATATGTGTGTTTAGCTACAAATTCTGTTTTAAGTGATTAGTCTTTTAGGGTTTTAGACTCTTTAATAGGAAAAGAAGCTATGATTTAAGGATAGAATATTTAGAGGGAAATAATTTGGAGggaactttttttgtttttatttttgttttcaaatttcagcacaactctttctttttaatttagtaaattagaggaaacttattttgaattcaTCACGTTTCCCTCCTAATAGTCTGAACAATATAAAAAACGTTAGCTAAGAATTTTCATTATGAGAATACATTGCAATTTGATATAAAGTAATTAGATTCACCCAGTTTAGTTGATAACTTATTAATTATTGGACATTGTTTGAAGTTAATACTTATTTGATACAAATTGTGGTGTTGATTCACTTCTATATTAGctatattaaattattaatctTAAGACaactaattataattaaattataataatCATTAAGTAATTGAATTAGTAGTAGTGCATCATAAAGGTATTGTCCCGATAGATCAAGTCCAAGTCAAATAACAATTCTCGAAGCACTAGATCTCGCTGAAGCTGAAGCTGGAGTTGGAGTTAGACATTTAGACACaattatctatttatttaaataatatttaagcTTATAGTTACAAGTAAAATCTCGTATAATCAAGTCAAATCAAACTACATGTGAACATCTAATTTTTAAATTAGATCGATAAAGGTATTGTTTCAATAGTAGAGGTCCCAGTCAAATGACAATTCTTGAAAGCATTTGTACGTTGAGGATGAAACTTGAGCGAGCCTTAATGAAGTTTTGTTTAAATCAAACGTAAATTGTCATTAAATTTAATTAGATATGATTTaactatttaaattatatttagaACTTACAATTAATACCatgttaaattgaattaaatagaaCGATCAACACCTAATTAAACTAGATCGATAAAAGTATTGTCTCGATTGAACATGTCTGGCTCAAATAATAATTCTCGAAACACTTGATCAAGATGAATTACCTGAGTGAGACTTGGTGACAATTTGTACTTTAAATTCGATATAATTACTTAATCAAAGGTAATTAGATATAATCACCACTTATTAAATTCGATTTGGAACTTAAAAGTATGCCTGTAAAATTTGAATCGCATCGAACGATAAACATCTCTAATTACACTAAAATGTATTATATCGATAGAATAAGTTCAAGTCAAATAACAATTCTTGAAGTGCCTGTATGAAGCTTGAGTTGGGCTTAATGTTACctatttatattaattatatgTAAAACTTACAATTACAAGTAAGATCGTGTAAAGTTAAACTGAATGGAACTATATGAACATCTAATAACATTATATCGATAATCTAACtgtttatttaaattatatttaaagaTTACatgtaaaattgaattaaatagaaCGATCAACAACTAATTGCACAAAATCGATAAAGGTACATTGTCCAGGTTGAACGAGTCGGAGTAAAATAAGAATTCTCGAAGCACTTGATGAAGATGAACTTGAGCAAgacttagggtgtgtttggtatgacgtaaaatgtttttctattttctcttatttggtTGCACTTAGTATTAGcaaaatattttcctcaaaataggagaaaacgtttccataaaaatttgagaaaataattttcgaattaataaaaatacacAAACGCATTCCCCCCCTCTCCCCTACCCCAACTCCACCCCAACACCCATAAACCCTAACCACCATCCCCTCCCCCCCCAACCCAACCCACCatcctttttaaaataaaatttttaaaagttcttttacaccacccacccccgGCGCGTACCCCCCCTCCCTCCCacaaaattttctattttatttatttttagaaaaaagaaattacttttatttacccccccccccaaagttttttttttttacaccccACGGcgtgaccccccccccccccccccccctctcttcCCCCCcacaaaatttttattttatttattttataaaaaagagCTATTGCTACAACAAATTTCAATTTGTGTTAAAAAATACTAATTATTACCTATGAAATTTTATCACAACAATAAATATGTGGCTACATGATTTCATCATGACAAGTACCTATATCTATTAAGCCAACTATTACCACAACTTTTTAGTACTCgaagtaaaaatatttatttagctgtaatattttattttaagtaattttttatGGCCAAAAGTTAATATTGCTATAATAAGTCTCAACACGTggcaaaaattaataattagctACGAAATTTTATTATAGCAAAAATTCTATAGCTATATCATGTAACTATTGCCACAATCTTTTATAACTTGAagcaaatatatttatttagttaCAACATTTTGTTTGAAATAATTTATTGTGGCTAAAAGGTTACTATTACTACAGCAAGTTTCAACCCATGGCAAAAACTCATTATTAgctacaattttttattttttttttagcaaaacaTTCGTGGCTATATCATTTAACTGTTGccataaatttttataacttgaagcaaaaatatttatttacctACAATATTTTGCTTCAAATAACTTATTGTGGGTAAAAGGTTACTATTACTACAGTACCTTTTATCGTGTGGCAAAAACTTATGATCAGCTATAAAAGTTTATCGTAGCAATAAAGTTGTAGTTGTTTAGGTATATATTGCCACGATTGTTAGCAATtatagaaaaaaagagaaattagcTTTGTCAATTTAATTTTCGTGGCTAAGAAATTTTACGAATTTGCAGGTAGCTGCGGAATTTAAATTTTTGTGGCTATTACTAGGCAATAGCTACGCTTTTTAAATTCATAgcttacatttcgtagctatagATACAATGTGTTTTAGTGTCTCCTATATAAGTTGTGTCATTGGTGAACATAATACACACAGAAAAAtcatctctcttttttttttttttttttttttttaaagttcttcttttccttccaaTTTCTAGGCAATTCAATTTTTGCAAACTCCAAACTTTCAGCCACTAGTGCAAGTATTTGGAAGTACTGTGGAACTTTAGGGAGTGATCAAGCTAAACGATTTGCACCTTAGTCGGTCCGAAATCACTTTCAAGGTAGTGACTTGCCACGACGCAGCGCAGTGATTTGATAAGTTGTTGTCTTGGCTTACTTGTTTTTCATCAATATTGTTCTGATTTTAACTAACATCTATAGTTGATTTAAAGGAGCAAAACTTGCAAAAATTAGGAATTCCGCTATGCCTTAAATGAGGGTCCTGAAATCGGCTATCAGTGCACTTACCCCCATCTTTTGTTGCTAAGTTCAGTTAGTATCCGAGCCTACAATTAGATTTGCACTGAAAATAGACTTAGCTCtcatttggccatagattttgagAGCATATTTCgatgatttttttcaaatctttgtttaatttggccataaaattttgacagattctgaaaataaatcttcaaatttcaaattctggTTGAAACCTGTTTTTGGTCCAAGATCTATGTTTTGGCCTTTTAAAAACTACCTCAAagttttgtattttataaaaaaaaaaaagtctcatcTATTTAtgatccaactaattctatctacCATGTTCCTCCATTAAAGCCGTATCTACCATGTTTCCACAATTAAAACAGTTTCTTTTATAAAGTGAACAAGCTAAGTTGTGCCAAACAGTCTCTGTCAATTGTAGAAATCCGTTGCAAAGGTAAAAATGGATCTTTGTATTataatttgaattgtagtaactagtaagtgtgttattagcagttgttattaaaatatcatgttcTGCATAATTTGGATTAGcaaatatgtatgttttgtatggTCGGATATTCCTGATAGTTTTTAGAACCTATGAGTATAAGTaatatttcatgttttccaaaacaagaagtgaaatatgatttgaaaaactatggccaaacacagtttcaaaacttgaaaaGCTTCATCCAAATTAAgtttttcaaactttttttgggaatttatggccaaacgctggcTTAATAATTTGAACTAGTGTACAGTGGTGCATTTACCATATTTTTCACCAAATGGTAAAGAATTTCAAAACCATCAAGCCCTTTTAAGTTTCAGCGTATAGAATGGCCTTGTATTGTTCATAATTTGAATTTATAATTTCAATTGCACCAATGGGTAAACAAGCCTACTATTTATCAAAATGAacaattatatattttaatatatttgtcATTCTATGCTGTGAATATCGTCACATGTACCTTTAAGATAACATGCTGACTCAACCAAACGTGGTGAGTTGGAACGTCCAAATCGATGTCAAATTAATTGTATCCTAAAACCAGTAGTAGAACAACTACCTCTTTGCAAAACCTCTTTAGAAAGATCATTTCCACATAAGAAAAACGAGATGAATTATTGACTTAGTCTGAATTATTGACTTAGGCTCATTTGTTTTTTCATTAAGATTGAGACGTTCGAATTCGAACGCATTATCCGAAtaattaagatgttgtctctaggtttgaacactgaatgattaagactgtttgtttttcaatatctgaacgtgcataatgtattttttaaacataataaatatacaattcaaattaaatagtaactaattagtagaaaattaaaaaatgaaacatttatgttcactAGTAATGATGGAGATGTTTTGTAGTCGTGATAGGTGGTGAGTGGGGGTGGAGAGGTGAGTGGGTGGCGGGTGCTtggggtgaggggtgggaggtaatgggggtggggttggtggtgggaggTGGGGTAGGAGGAGTGGGGTGGTATGGGGTAGGGGTTGATGGTGGAgttggtggggagtgggggtgaGTGGTGTGGGGTTGGATTGGGGTTGGTGGTagtggtggggagtgggggttggagtggagggtgggtgggtggtggggtggggttgaggTGGATGGGTGAGGATGGTGGGGTGGGGTTGACGTGGATGGGTGGGGGTGGTGTTGAGGTGGAAGGTTGGGGTAGGGGTTGGAACTGATGataaaaaaattccaaacaaaaatatctcttaatgatattaagacttgattcaagatcttaatgattaagacatATTCAGACCCAATAAGTGCTTATAtcttaatgcaaaca is a window of Lycium ferocissimum isolate CSIRO_LF1 chromosome 12, AGI_CSIRO_Lferr_CH_V1, whole genome shotgun sequence DNA encoding:
- the LOC132040727 gene encoding NDR1/HIN1-like protein 13; this encodes MEERSQTPKHGDDEFPQNQTTTNDDISHHDPLPLSVCNTQLPPFASGTYVVQVPKDQIYRVPPPENALIVENHWNQNQQGRSSRSCCCSRRCICVVVALVVVGIIIGLVIGLNKLFTKHDDPQFSVKQILVKKLQKNQLDKRPQYEYDVTIETKNPNQRSRITYNYKGDGDISLYFKQKKIGHGNFPDLDQEPKSSNNFEVILGNENVDKLPEEVERSMNSTNFEQRLSLSLSIDVPVKFKVWGISSKIKNIGVSCSFSVTTLTKNSHVSNQKCLSK